In the Lytechinus variegatus isolate NC3 chromosome 17, Lvar_3.0, whole genome shotgun sequence genome, TTCTTCTCAGTGATTGAAATttccaatttttcttttctttcacagTTTCACAGACATTAATATTGGGTGGCCAGGGCGGACTCACGATGCGAGGGTGTTGGCGAACTCTGATTTTTTCCACAGAGCGGAGAATGATGGCCAGTTGTTTCCAGAAGAGGCAAGTTTTCATGCTATAAAGTATATTTACAAAATCCTTTTGAACAAGGTTGTGGTAATGAAGGAATTGGTAGGAATGATATGCAGGTAGCTCCAAGATCGAATAACCAGAAATATGCTCTCTCTTCCGATTGATATTTTAACCATATtcattttggttttgtttttagCCTGAACGTAAAAAGACAATGACTAAATAGAAGTAGAGGCACTAGCGTATACTCTTAAAAGGGATTGgtaaaaatgaccaatctgttggttaatatgtgtccgaccgataaaattggtcaatatcaaccaaaattttggtcgatttgaaccaataatttggttgcttttgaccaattttatcggttggacacatattaaccaacagattggtcattttgaccaatcgtttttacagtgtacctacatggggaggggggggcagtttccctccccctgacgagccataacccatgcaaaggacgtatccctgccccccccctgacgagcttgaaagaccttttttgtccccccccctcccttgacGAGCATGAacacctttttttggggggggggcttgtcaaattttttctggtacaaaatcctttatttctcattgaagacctttttttttttgcatgtcaaattttttggtggacggttttgccccccccccccgtggaaaatcttAGGAACGCCACCGAGTAGAGGGTATCAACATTTGTTAAAATTGTAACTGCACTActggaaataaaaatgatttcatttttgtacattgtttgaaatattgtacgCAAGGGTTTCCCATTCTATATATTGCTATGTATTGTAGAAATATATCACAATAACAAAATTTATCTGTCTTGAATTTCCCacttattctttatttgtatgGTTTGTATAATTATTGCATAATGTACTGCTGTATGGGCTCTTAATATTCGACAAAAAATCACAttgcatttatttctttgaaCTTATTCATACAGCATAACCGAATAATTGATGGAGTGGAAGTACCTGTAGTGATCATCGGGGATCCGGCCTACCCCCTCAAACGATGGCTAATGAAAGCGTTCCCCAACACCGGGCATTTGACCAGGGACCAGCACAATTTCAACTTCAGGCTGAGCTCAGCGAGGATGGTCGTTGAAAATGCCTTCGGGCGCCTGAAGGGGAGATGGAGGCGCCTTCTCAAGCGGAATGATGTCGATACTGCCTTCGCGTCAGAGGTAGCAGCGGTATGTTGTGTGCTTCACAACATATGTGAAGTTTACAGGGAACATTATTACCCTGAATGGGATGTCCGACGAGAAGAGAGACGAGTGCACCAGCCAGTGATTAATAACCCTGTACGTAGACAAGGCCGTGATGCTGAGGCAAGAGCCATTCGGGAAGCTATCATGAATTTTTTGAGGGcttaaaatacatacaaaatgaTGGATACCAAGGACTCCTATTTTAGTTGCAGTGTGAACATCTGTGACAGTATATGATCATTAATGTCGTTTGATGATTAATCAAAGCATCGCACCTGATATGAAAGAAATAGTTACTAAGTATTTCAAACTTAAAGTGGCAGCTTATggtaaattgcatttttttatctttattgcAACTTGGAAGAAAAGTTTTGTTTCCGTGAACCTCTACAGACAAAAACTTGTTTTTCCCCTATTTTTCACAGAAAGGCCGTGTattccaaaatttcatttttaataatgaaatactAATCAAAGAGATCATTGACTTTTTCACTCCATCATCATgctaaatttgaaatataaataataaaaacgtCTTTCGAGTTAATACAGGGTAttattgatctacatgtacttgctGCTCACCAGCACAAATCTCTAAATGCCTATTATCTCATCTTGTGCCATTTCGAGTTGTTTGTCCGAAACTTAAATTTTTCTATACGTAAATGTGTTGTACAGTTAAGCAACTTCACACTTGAACTTTATAAAGGTTTCAAATTATGTTAACCAATGTTATCAACCCGACTCAACCCCTTATTTTCTCATAATTATTTGTATTCGCCAATGGCTCTGGGAACtacttctctctccctctttttacTTCATTCAATCCCTTAAatcaggaattttttttttcatgcaggcaaatttttgttattgaatttattgagattttttcttattttctccttcatATTTTTGGAATAAATGTTACTTTTCAAGTTATCAATCAGAACTGTGTTTTccaggatttcatttttgtttcatttgaagatacaatggcccgtattctgaagtcaggtttaacttagaccatggtctaactctgtgttaaaattatgggaagccaaaagtgtcaaaatatttattcagtTGTATTGTTCTTATGTTTATTGTACTCTTTCGTGATTCATCTatgatgaagacaatcatcattttatccttcctagacaattatgaatgatttgagagccaaatgagctgaaatatgacatatctaatgttaatgatttatgtaacaattggctatccatacttaaaccacaacttaaaacctgagtttaagttaaacctgacttcagaatacgggccaatgtaaTGTGGTGATGTTAACATAGTTCTACTGAAATGTATTttaggagaatgaaacctttggaacaaaatagcttgtgtgaaaacagaaaaatcaaagaagtacatgtagatcaacaaaattttgaggaaaatcggacaaataatgataaagttatgagcatttaaatattgcgatCTCTAATGATAGAtgctcaaattggcaatgcgacagagatgtgtgatgtcacttgtgaacaactctctccattactttagtatatatttcacttgtattgcctcttttatcacatatatcagtagatcatgtgttctttctataggagggcatgtaatagaGATTTTtgaagaatacatcatggataaatagtttgtatcaccataagaaaaaagcaagacattttgagggtattttagtccatcaaagggaaagttgttcacaagtgacatcacacatccttctTGCGTTGCCAATGGGAGAATCTCtgtagcattagtgattgcagtattcaaatgcttatacatgtaactttctcatcatttgtccactttttctcaaaatttctttgTTCTTGTTCTTTGGTTTTTCTGTTTAGACACAAGcatacttgttccaaaggtttcattcccctttaatattagTTAAGTGTGCCCTTAAAAACAGTTGCCAGTTTACGCGAGATACCTTCAAACCTGACTGCTTTAATCAGCAAttttggataagctttaacattgcagtaAATGTAGATTTTCGGGggctctttttttattttccagggctctttcgAGCATTTTGGGGGCGAATTCGCCCCGAGCCCCCGTGTATTGTTTTCCCTGGCATACGCAAGCACACTCGCccttggacatacatgtactgtacacacacacatacactctATCTCTCTACACCCactccacccctccccccccccttgggctCCCCTTTCTCTCATGTACAGTGGAACTTTGTTATGAAGGCATCAGATATAATTTAGAAATCCTGATGACCTAATTTTGCaggttgtacatgtagctcttaaACATTATAATCTTCATGATTCTGAGGTCCTTGTTATAACAAGGTTCCACTTTACAGAGCAGTCGAGGTTCTTGCACTGAAATCTTTTTATACGACAAGTAAATGTTGCTATATCAGTGGGCACCATAAAGCTTTTAATAATGGAACCaatcacaaaaaagttattgcttacaaaaatattttcgtATAAAAACATAAGTATTGAAAAGTTAACTTAAAACTGAGGAGTACATAACCAGAGTTGGCAAGAACTAAAAGCTACAAATACTCAACAACTATGCTTTATAAAAACATGCAATGTATATGAAAGTTAAGTCCTAAATAATGTTTATAAATATCTACAAATTTTGCAAGACTGAATTGCAAAAACTAACCTAAAAAAAGCAACACAGTGAAGAAAGTAACTTCATGTCTCAGGAATCTTTGGTAGACACTTTATACATCAAATTTCAATGTACAGTGGAACTTTGTTATGAAGGCATCAGATATAATTTAGAAATCCTGATGACCTAATTTTGCaggttgtacatgtagctcttaaACATAATCTTCATGATTCTGAGGTCCTTGTTATAACAAGGTTCCACTTTACAGAGCAGTCGAGGTTCTTGCACTGAAATCTTTTTATACGACAAGTAAATGTTGCTATATCAGTGGGCACCATAAAGCTTTTAATAATGGAACCaatcacaaaaaagttattgcttacaaaaatattttcgtATAAAAACATAAGTATTGAAAAGTTAACTTAAAACTGAGGAGTACATAACCAGAGTTGGCAAGAACAAACTAAAAGCTACAAATACTCAACAACTATGCTTTATAAAAACAtgcaatgtatacatgtatgaaagttTAGTCCTAAATAATGTTTACAAATATCTACAAATTTTGCAAGACTGAATTGCAAAAACTAACCTAAAAAAAAGCAACACACTGAAAAAAGTAACTTCACGTTTCAGGAATCTTTGGTAGACACTTTATACATCAAATTCTTACAAATAGTATTTGCCATCGTGTATCTTCTGAACTACTTGGGCAAGAACAAACTATAAATACTGATATCTACTCTAACATTATCACAACACTCTTTATAGTTAAATAAACATATCAAAGTATAGTTTCATGAGGAAAcaatcattaaaggtcaagtccacctcagaaaaatgttgatttgaatcaatagagaaaaatcagacaagcacaatgctaaaaatttcaccaaaatcggatgtaaaataagaaagttatgacatttcaaactttcgcttatttttaacaaaatatttatatgaacgagccagttacatccaaatgagagagtctctgatgtcactatttcttttgtttttatttgtttgaattatacaatatttcaatttttacgaatttgatgattaggacctccttgcctgaagcacaaaatgttaaataatggaattccacttgCTCAGAAAGggatgaaacttcatttcacataaaaccaaaatatttcatataataaaatacaaacgaaatagtgagttaattcatcagttccctcatttgcatactgaccgagatgtgcatataactgttttgtgaaatgaagcgaaacatccgattttgatgaaattttcagtgttatgcttgttgtatttttctctttctattcaaatcaagtttttgttggggtg is a window encoding:
- the LOC121431267 gene encoding protein ANTAGONIST OF LIKE HETEROCHROMATIN PROTEIN 1-like, translated to MSTSSGEVCYAIKETLLHQYISLPAGHRIQETINGFERRGFPQCAGAIDGTHLPIIAPCDSPADYHNRKGWHSIILQAIVDHNYCFTDINIGWPGRTHDARVLANSDFFHRAENDGQLFPEEHNRIIDGVEVPVVIIGDPAYPLKRWLMKAFPNTGHLTRDQHNFNFRLSSARMVVENAFGRLKGRWRRLLKRNDVDTAFASEVAAVCCVLHNICEVYREHYYPEWDVRREERRVHQPVINNPVRRQGRDAEARAIREAIMNFLRA